In Emcibacteraceae bacterium, a single window of DNA contains:
- the frr gene encoding ribosome recycling factor, with translation MSSELDLADIKRRMNGAIENLKNEFKGLRTGRASVNLLDPVVVDAYGAQMPINQLGTVSTPEARMISVHVWDRGLVSSVEKAIRNSGIGLNPIVDGDTLRLPIPELNQERRMELTKLARTYSEQSKVAVRNVRRDGMETVKHMEKDGDISQDEQKSLEADIQKLTDDAVHSIEKITAAKEEEIMQV, from the coding sequence ATGTCATCGGAACTGGACCTTGCGGATATTAAACGCAGGATGAATGGCGCAATAGAAAATCTTAAGAACGAATTTAAAGGTCTCAGAACAGGAAGAGCATCTGTAAATTTACTTGATCCTGTCGTTGTGGATGCTTACGGCGCTCAAATGCCGATCAATCAGCTTGGTACTGTTTCAACACCGGAAGCAAGAATGATCAGCGTTCATGTTTGGGATAGGGGGCTAGTTTCATCAGTGGAGAAGGCAATCCGCAATTCCGGTATTGGCCTTAATCCGATTGTTGATGGGGATACCTTGCGCCTGCCAATTCCTGAACTTAATCAGGAGCGGCGGATGGAGCTGACCAAGCTTGCCAGAACTTATTCCGAACAGTCAAAAGTGGCGGTAAGGAACGTTCGTCGTGATGGCATGGAAACAGTTAAGCACATGGAAAAAGACGGCGATATCAGCCAGGATGAACAAAAATCATTGGAAGCGGATATACAGAAATTAACGGATGATGCTGTTCACAGCATTGAAAAAATTACAGCAGCAAAAGAAGAAGAAATTATGCAGGTGTAA
- the pyrH gene encoding UMP kinase, which yields MTEDLQYKRVLLKLSGEALMGDQNYGISPKVVKRIAEEVKTVVEMGTQVCLVVGAGNIFRGMTGVASGFDRTSADHMGMLATVMNSLALQNALEQNGVDTRVQSAFPIASVCEPYIRRKAIRHMEKGRVVVFAAGTGNPFFTTDSAAALRAAEMNCDAILKGTQVDGVYSADPKLDPNAVKYDTLSYMDVLKNDLKVMDASAISLARENNIPILVFSIHEPGNFAKVLLGKGPHTKICN from the coding sequence ATGACAGAAGACCTTCAGTATAAACGTGTTTTGTTAAAATTATCCGGTGAAGCCCTGATGGGGGATCAGAATTACGGTATTTCACCAAAAGTGGTCAAAAGAATTGCTGAAGAAGTTAAAACTGTCGTTGAAATGGGGACCCAAGTTTGTCTAGTCGTTGGTGCCGGAAATATTTTCCGTGGCATGACGGGGGTTGCCAGCGGATTTGACCGCACGTCTGCCGATCATATGGGGATGTTGGCAACGGTCATGAATAGTCTGGCATTGCAGAATGCGCTGGAACAAAATGGTGTTGATACCCGCGTTCAGTCAGCCTTTCCGATTGCATCCGTGTGTGAGCCATATATCAGAAGAAAAGCAATCCGGCATATGGAAAAGGGCCGTGTGGTTGTATTTGCAGCGGGAACAGGAAATCCGTTTTTTACAACGGACAGCGCGGCGGCACTCAGGGCCGCTGAAATGAACTGCGATGCGATACTCAAAGGGACTCAGGTTGATGGTGTATATAGTGCTGATCCGAAACTTGATCCAAATGCTGTAAAATATGATACATTAAGTTATATGGACGTTCTGAAAAATGATCTGAAGGTCATGGATGCTTCGGCAATTTCACTGGCGCGTGAAAATAATATTCCCATTCTGGTATTTTCTATTCATGAACCGGGAAATTTTGCCAAAGTATTGCTTGGAAAGGGTCCTCATACTAAAATCTGCAATTAA
- the tsf gene encoding translation elongation factor Ts, which translates to MMAQITAALVKELREKSGAGMMDCKKALSENDGDIEASMDWLRQKGIAKAEKKSGRVAAEGLVAVASNGTTSVAIEVNSETDFVARNEKFQSLVKGVADVALANNGDYDATKSATYPGESHSVEAEVTEAVGTIGENMNFRRSAGLSVSKGVVSTYIHNAVAPGLGKLAVLVALESDADQGALEALGKQLAMHVAATNPQSMTIEELSEEAVEREKAILVEQARESGKPDNIIEKMIGGRMNKFFQEVVFLEQTFVIDGETKVSKVIEKAAKDAGSDIKLTGYVRLELGEGIEKEEGDFAAEVAAAVSS; encoded by the coding sequence ATGATGGCTCAAATTACTGCCGCTCTTGTTAAGGAACTGCGTGAAAAATCAGGCGCAGGTATGATGGATTGTAAAAAAGCGCTTAGTGAAAATGATGGTGACATCGAAGCGTCAATGGACTGGCTCCGTCAAAAAGGTATTGCGAAAGCTGAGAAAAAATCAGGTCGTGTCGCCGCTGAAGGTCTTGTTGCAGTCGCTTCAAACGGAACCACTTCTGTTGCTATTGAAGTGAACTCGGAAACAGACTTTGTGGCCCGTAACGAGAAATTCCAGTCTCTGGTTAAAGGGGTTGCTGATGTTGCACTAGCCAATAACGGTGATTATGATGCAACAAAATCGGCAACATATCCTGGCGAAAGCCACAGTGTGGAAGCGGAAGTGACTGAAGCTGTTGGGACAATTGGTGAAAATATGAACTTCCGTCGTTCAGCCGGACTTTCTGTTTCTAAAGGCGTGGTCTCAACTTATATTCATAATGCCGTTGCCCCTGGTCTGGGTAAACTAGCCGTATTGGTTGCATTGGAATCTGATGCTGATCAGGGTGCTCTTGAAGCCCTTGGCAAACAGCTTGCCATGCATGTTGCGGCGACAAACCCGCAATCAATGACAATTGAAGAACTGTCCGAAGAAGCCGTAGAACGTGAAAAAGCCATTCTCGTTGAGCAGGCCCGCGAATCCGGCAAGCCTGACAACATTATCGAGAAAATGATTGGTGGTCGCATGAACAAATTCTTCCAGGAAGTTGTGTTTCTGGAGCAGACATTTGTAATTGACGGTGAAACGAAAGTTAGCAAAGTCATTGAAAAAGCTGCCAAAGATGCTGGCTCCGACATTAAACTTACAGGATATGTAAGACTTGAGCTTGGTGAAGGCATTGAAAAAGAAGAAGGTGATTTTGCCGCTGAAGTAGCCGCAGCCGTTAGCAGCTAA
- the rpsB gene encoding 30S ribosomal protein S2 — translation MAMPTFTMRELLEAGVHFGHQKHRWNPRMGDYIFGVRNKVHIINLSITVPLLHRALEQIRDITAGGGRVLFVGTKRQASGAIAEAAKRCGQYYVNHRWLGGMLTNWETISNSIKRLNDLDEKLSGDLTGFTKKETLQMTRERDKLERSLGGIKEMGGIPSAIFVIDTNKEELAIAEGKKLGIPVVAILDTNCDPANIDFPIPGNDDATRAIDLYCNLVADAVLEGIQQELSSQGVDIGAMEAPVEEIPDVAEEAPAEEDAPADEEMSEEKSS, via the coding sequence ATGGCAATGCCTACATTTACTATGCGCGAGCTATTGGAAGCTGGCGTTCACTTTGGACATCAAAAACACCGTTGGAACCCACGTATGGGGGACTATATTTTTGGCGTCAGAAATAAAGTTCATATTATCAACCTTTCAATCACTGTGCCGCTTTTGCATCGCGCACTTGAGCAGATTCGCGACATTACTGCTGGTGGTGGTCGTGTACTCTTTGTCGGTACAAAAAGACAGGCATCAGGCGCAATTGCCGAAGCAGCGAAACGTTGCGGACAATATTATGTTAATCACCGCTGGCTCGGTGGAATGCTGACAAACTGGGAAACAATTTCCAATTCGATCAAACGTCTTAATGACCTTGATGAAAAACTTTCAGGCGATCTGACCGGATTTACCAAAAAAGAAACCCTGCAAATGACACGTGAGCGCGACAAGCTCGAACGCTCCCTCGGTGGTATTAAGGAAATGGGTGGTATTCCTAGCGCGATTTTCGTGATCGATACAAATAAAGAAGAGCTTGCTATCGCAGAAGGTAAAAAACTGGGTATTCCAGTGGTTGCCATTCTTGATACAAACTGTGATCCGGCAAATATTGATTTTCCAATCCCGGGAAATGATGATGCGACCCGTGCCATTGATCTTTACTGTAATCTTGTTGCTGATGCAGTTCTGGAAGGTATCCAACAGGAACTTTCGTCACAGGGGGTTGATATTGGTGCAATGGAAGCACCGGTAGAAGAAATTCCGGACGTTGCTGAAGAGGCTCCAGCCGAGGAAGACGCCCCGGCTGATGAAGAAATGAGTGAAGAGAAATCTTCTTAA
- a CDS encoding NUDIX hydrolase, whose amino-acid sequence MNDEATIIDSASILVIRDNDVTGDLEVLMVKRHPDIDFAGGAYVFPGGKVDPDDLELSRNIPSYPAGYSDFIYTAFREVFEESGLIIGSGGEAGNYRDALLQGEIAFSDIIKRANLILNPDDIVPFARWVTPRQYSKRFDTRFYLAKAPQDQQVIPDFKEITEAKWVQPIEFIDQFRNEIMFPTLMNLKLLGQATSVDEAMAQARQRKIITVEPKWVGGIPSIDPRAGYGELDYGGLHKGIKGD is encoded by the coding sequence ATGAATGACGAAGCGACCATCATTGATTCAGCATCCATTCTTGTTATCCGGGATAATGATGTAACAGGTGATCTGGAAGTATTAATGGTCAAACGGCATCCTGATATTGATTTTGCCGGTGGGGCTTATGTTTTTCCGGGCGGTAAGGTTGATCCGGATGATTTGGAACTTTCAAGAAATATACCGTCATACCCGGCAGGATATTCTGATTTTATTTATACAGCCTTTCGGGAAGTATTTGAAGAATCAGGTTTGATAATAGGGAGTGGCGGTGAAGCTGGCAATTATCGAGATGCACTGTTGCAAGGGGAAATAGCATTTTCTGACATTATAAAGCGTGCCAACTTAATCCTTAACCCTGACGATATCGTTCCCTTTGCGCGCTGGGTAACACCAAGACAATATTCGAAACGATTTGATACACGGTTTTATCTGGCCAAAGCGCCTCAAGATCAGCAGGTAATTCCCGATTTTAAGGAGATTACTGAAGCAAAATGGGTTCAACCAATTGAATTTATTGACCAATTCAGAAATGAAATTATGTTTCCCACTTTGATGAATTTAAAACTTCTGGGACAGGCAACTTCAGTTGATGAGGCGATGGCTCAGGCCAGACAACGTAAAATAATTACGGTTGAGCCAAAATGGGTGGGCGGTATTCCTTCAATTGATCCGCGCGCCGGGTATGGCGAGCTGGATTATGGCGGGCTCCATAAAGGGATTAAAGGTGATTAG
- the dnaE gene encoding DNA polymerase III subunit alpha yields the protein MPGDKTFIHLRVHSAYSLAEGAVHIKDLVKHCIGNNMPAVAITDTNNMFGALDASLNLPAGGIQPIIGVTLAIRHGERSDNQHVKVPDPGWLVLLAQTQRGYENLMILVSKAHLDSDPSESPQISIADLDGHTEDIICLSGGVNGPIGKYLQDGDAEKAEECLKYLNRLFPGHLYMEIARHGHKIENDLEETFIELAYKYDIPLVATNQVFFPTRKMYQAHDALLCIAGGNYVDQTDRRKESPENYFKSSAEMIELFKDIPEAIDNTIVIAQRCAFKVPTIDPILPKFTIDETMDEAESLKLMAKEGLDERLSQHVFAGENDQELGKPYYDRLDYELDIINKMGFPGYFLIVADFIQWSKDHGIPVGPGRGSGAGSVVAWALKITDLDPLKFGLLFERFLNPERISMPDFDIDFCQDKRERVIKYVQDKYGHDQVAQIITFGKLQARAVVRDVGRVLQMPYMQVDRLSKLIPSNPANPITLSEAIESEKKLREEISSDPNTSHLIDIALQLEGLFRHASTHAAGVVIGDRPLDQLVPLYRDPRSDMPVTQFNMKYVEQAGLVKFDFLGLKTLTVLKKAQEFIAARNIEVDLENVPLDDKPSYELMCSGKTTGIFQLESSGMQSVLINLKPDMFEDIIAVVALYRPGPMDNIPRYIACKHGDEEPDYLHPLLEEILTETYGVIIYQEQVMQIAQILADYTLGDADILRRAMGKKIASEMDAQRARFQEGADKKGVDPKQAATIFDQVAKFAGYGFNKSHAAAYALVSYHTAYLKANYTVEFMAAIMTLDLTNTDKLHIFKQELGNLNIPVLPPDINKSRVEFSAEVIEGEKDEQNIGGAMSDGKLRGVRYGLAGLKNVGVAAMESLIAERDKNGPFKDISDFCNRVDTRQINKRALENLIKAGAFDSLNPNRAQLYSGVEMILRQMSLATQERNSNQVSLFGDQVEVQSVILADVNDWDLIERLKCEQEAVGFYLSAHPLNAYTSVLARQKVVPSTEIAERAIGKGGFIKLAGTIQGIRRMKSKSGKPYAFLSLSDPSGGFEVTLFSELLDAVDDFLDNGNSVIISAEVKHSDDGALRITAQGLETIDSVAMRTGTGLDIYLKDASNLEAIKEILNNSKNGRGRVTFRMNIKHDDFPDCDVDVELKDRYKISPAIRNAVASLKGVIDAREI from the coding sequence ATGCCAGGCGATAAAACATTTATCCACTTAAGAGTTCATTCAGCATATTCACTGGCTGAAGGTGCGGTTCATATTAAGGATCTGGTAAAGCATTGTATTGGCAATAATATGCCTGCCGTTGCGATTACTGATACCAATAACATGTTTGGGGCACTTGATGCGTCTTTAAATCTGCCAGCCGGCGGTATTCAGCCAATCATTGGGGTGACACTGGCTATCCGCCACGGCGAAAGATCAGACAATCAACATGTGAAAGTTCCTGACCCGGGGTGGTTGGTGCTTCTGGCGCAAACCCAGCGTGGATATGAAAATCTTATGATTCTGGTCAGTAAGGCCCATCTGGACTCCGATCCAAGTGAAAGTCCACAGATTTCTATTGCTGATCTTGATGGTCATACTGAAGATATTATTTGCCTCAGCGGAGGGGTTAACGGTCCTATCGGGAAATATTTACAGGATGGAGATGCCGAAAAAGCAGAAGAGTGCCTCAAATATTTAAATAGACTATTCCCAGGGCATCTTTATATGGAAATTGCCCGTCATGGACATAAAATCGAAAATGATCTTGAGGAGACTTTTATAGAGCTCGCCTATAAATATGACATTCCTTTGGTGGCAACCAATCAGGTCTTTTTCCCGACACGGAAAATGTATCAGGCCCATGATGCACTGCTTTGTATTGCCGGTGGCAATTATGTTGATCAGACTGATCGGCGTAAAGAGTCGCCTGAAAATTATTTCAAATCATCAGCCGAAATGATTGAGCTTTTTAAGGACATTCCGGAAGCAATTGACAATACTATTGTCATTGCCCAAAGATGTGCCTTTAAAGTGCCGACAATTGATCCTATTTTGCCGAAATTCACCATTGATGAAACGATGGATGAAGCTGAGAGCCTGAAACTCATGGCGAAAGAAGGGCTTGATGAACGGCTTAGTCAACATGTGTTTGCTGGTGAAAATGATCAGGAGCTTGGGAAACCATATTATGATCGTCTGGATTATGAGCTTGATATTATCAACAAAATGGGTTTTCCTGGTTATTTTCTTATCGTTGCCGATTTTATTCAATGGTCAAAGGATCACGGCATTCCGGTCGGGCCGGGGCGGGGGTCCGGCGCTGGGTCTGTTGTCGCCTGGGCACTTAAGATCACTGATTTGGATCCACTAAAATTTGGCCTTCTGTTTGAACGGTTCCTAAACCCGGAACGTATATCCATGCCTGACTTTGATATCGACTTTTGCCAGGACAAGCGTGAGCGTGTCATTAAATATGTGCAGGATAAATATGGACATGACCAGGTCGCCCAGATCATTACCTTTGGTAAATTACAGGCTCGCGCCGTGGTGCGTGATGTCGGGCGTGTGCTACAGATGCCTTATATGCAGGTTGACAGGCTATCAAAGCTCATTCCCAGCAATCCGGCTAATCCGATAACACTATCAGAAGCGATTGAAAGTGAGAAAAAGCTGCGTGAGGAAATCAGTAGTGATCCCAATACCTCGCACCTGATTGATATCGCACTCCAGCTTGAAGGGTTATTCAGGCATGCTTCAACCCATGCCGCGGGAGTTGTGATTGGAGACCGGCCACTTGACCAGCTGGTTCCCCTTTATCGCGATCCACGTTCCGATATGCCGGTAACCCAGTTTAATATGAAATATGTCGAGCAGGCCGGCTTGGTGAAGTTCGACTTTCTTGGCCTTAAAACACTGACCGTGCTTAAAAAAGCTCAGGAATTTATCGCGGCTAGAAATATCGAAGTCGATCTGGAAAATGTCCCGCTTGATGATAAACCGTCATATGAGCTTATGTGCAGCGGCAAGACCACGGGTATATTCCAGCTTGAAAGTTCAGGAATGCAGAGTGTGTTGATCAATCTAAAACCTGATATGTTTGAAGATATTATTGCGGTGGTTGCCCTTTACCGGCCCGGGCCAATGGATAATATCCCCCGCTATATTGCCTGTAAACATGGGGATGAGGAACCGGATTATCTTCACCCATTACTGGAAGAAATCCTAACCGAAACCTACGGTGTTATCATTTATCAGGAACAGGTGATGCAGATCGCCCAGATCCTGGCCGATTACACATTGGGGGATGCGGATATTCTTCGCCGGGCCATGGGTAAGAAAATTGCATCAGAAATGGATGCTCAGCGAGCGCGCTTTCAGGAAGGCGCCGATAAAAAAGGGGTAGACCCGAAACAGGCCGCAACAATTTTTGATCAGGTGGCGAAATTTGCCGGTTATGGTTTTAACAAGAGCCATGCGGCTGCCTATGCGCTGGTTTCCTATCACACCGCTTATTTAAAGGCTAATTACACAGTTGAGTTCATGGCGGCGATCATGACGCTTGATCTGACCAATACCGATAAGCTTCATATTTTCAAACAGGAGTTGGGGAACCTTAATATTCCCGTGCTGCCGCCGGACATTAACAAATCCAGAGTGGAATTTTCCGCTGAAGTAATTGAAGGGGAGAAAGACGAGCAGAATATTGGCGGCGCCATGAGTGACGGAAAGCTCAGAGGGGTAAGATATGGTCTCGCCGGGCTTAAAAATGTTGGTGTGGCTGCCATGGAAAGCCTGATTGCTGAGCGCGATAAGAACGGGCCCTTTAAGGATATTTCTGATTTCTGCAACCGGGTTGATACAAGGCAGATAAACAAGAGAGCCCTTGAAAACCTTATAAAAGCAGGGGCTTTTGACAGTCTTAACCCCAACCGTGCCCAGCTTTATAGTGGCGTTGAAATGATCCTGCGTCAGATGAGCCTCGCCACCCAGGAACGAAACTCTAATCAGGTCAGTCTGTTTGGGGATCAGGTTGAAGTACAGTCGGTTATACTGGCGGATGTGAATGACTGGGACCTCATTGAAAGACTGAAATGTGAGCAGGAAGCTGTAGGCTTTTATCTGTCCGCTCACCCGCTTAATGCTTATACCAGTGTCCTTGCCCGTCAGAAAGTGGTTCCGAGTACGGAAATTGCAGAAAGGGCCATAGGAAAGGGCGGGTTTATTAAACTTGCCGGGACTATCCAGGGCATCAGACGCATGAAATCAAAGAGCGGCAAGCCATATGCCTTCCTGAGTTTATCTGACCCATCCGGCGGATTTGAAGTCACCCTTTTTTCTGAGCTACTGGATGCGGTGGATGATTTTCTTGATAATGGTAATTCGGTTATTATCAGTGCGGAAGTGAAGCATAGCGATGATGGTGCCTTAAGGATTACAGCACAGGGCCTTGAAACCATTGACAGTGTAGCAATGCGAACAGGGACGGGACTTGATATTTACCTGAAAGACGCGAGCAATCTGGAAGCCATTAAAGAAATCCTGAACAATAGTAAAAATGGTCGAGGACGGGTTACGTTCCGCATGAATATCAAGCATGATGACTTTCCGGATTGTGATGTGGATGTTGAGCTTAAAGACCGTTACAAAATTTCACCGGCAATCAGGAATGCCGTAGCATCCCTTAAAGGTGTTATTGATGCCAGAGAAATTTAA
- a CDS encoding DUF1761 family protein, translating to MLEPGDLDYLAIIIAAIAKFLVGGAWFSNLLFSRLWLKETALKPENMGKPRNAMMIGFALCLLVSFSFAVLLALLQLDLKSSLAVAIIIAIGISSAQMGLSFAFENRSLKLFLIYAAQSVAEFATVVLILKLI from the coding sequence ATGCTTGAGCCGGGTGACCTAGACTATTTGGCGATTATCATAGCCGCAATTGCAAAATTTCTTGTAGGCGGTGCCTGGTTTTCAAATTTACTGTTCAGCCGGCTTTGGCTGAAGGAAACGGCCCTTAAACCGGAGAATATGGGAAAACCGCGAAATGCAATGATGATCGGGTTTGCTCTTTGTCTCTTGGTATCATTTTCATTTGCCGTTCTGCTCGCATTATTGCAGCTTGATTTGAAATCCAGTCTTGCTGTGGCGATCATAATCGCTATCGGCATTTCATCGGCGCAAATGGGATTGTCATTTGCTTTTGAGAACAGGTCCTTAAAATTATTTTTGATTTATGCCGCGCAATCAGTTGCTGAATTTGCTACGGTCGTCTTAATATTAAAACTGATATAA
- a CDS encoding ABC transporter ATP-binding protein: MSNIIELKDIYKSFDQGTQHLEILKGISLSITSGEVVALVGASGAGKSTLLHIMGLLERADSGDVVISGIPTKDLNDIKRTKIRRLEIGFVYQFHNLLPEFTALENVIIPQLIAGSSKKDANTRAIELLEKMGLGQRLEHRPSELSGGEQQRVAIARGLANRPRLILADEPTGNLDEKTGNDVMDILLKLSKEEGVSALIATHNNALAKRMDRIVILKEGVIQDTL; the protein is encoded by the coding sequence ATGAGTAATATTATCGAACTTAAGGACATTTATAAAAGTTTTGATCAGGGGACCCAGCACCTTGAAATATTGAAGGGTATTTCCCTTTCCATAACAAGTGGTGAAGTCGTGGCCCTGGTCGGCGCTTCCGGTGCCGGTAAATCAACCCTGCTTCATATTATGGGGCTTCTTGAGCGGGCCGATAGTGGTGATGTGGTTATTTCGGGAATTCCGACCAAGGATTTAAATGATATCAAGCGCACAAAAATTCGCCGTCTGGAAATAGGGTTCGTTTATCAGTTTCATAATCTGCTTCCTGAGTTTACAGCGCTGGAAAATGTGATCATTCCGCAGCTAATTGCCGGGTCGTCAAAGAAGGATGCAAATACACGTGCAATAGAACTGCTCGAAAAAATGGGGTTGGGGCAGCGGCTGGAGCACAGGCCATCTGAACTTTCCGGCGGTGAACAGCAGCGGGTTGCGATCGCAAGGGGGCTGGCCAATCGCCCGCGACTGATTTTGGCGGATGAGCCAACCGGTAATCTTGACGAAAAAACCGGGAATGATGTGATGGATATTCTGCTCAAGCTTTCCAAGGAAGAGGGAGTATCCGCCTTAATCGCCACCCATAATAATGCCCTTGCCAAACGCATGGACCGGATCGTAATATTGAAAGAAGGCGTTATTCAGGATACTCTTTAG
- a CDS encoding lipoprotein-releasing ABC transporter permease subunit: MFRSYEWKVALKYLSIKGHDGFVTVIALFSLFGIFLGVGALVVTMSVMGGFREELLNKVIGFNGHVLYQPFGGKMENYDQAASDLSTVKDVVKVRPIIEGQALAMMGENGTFALVRGVKPEDLKSKDLVASNIVEGSLDHFGEGENDIVIGKRLAEKYSLQIGSDVTLMSPRGRITAFGTVPRIQQFTVVAIFEVGEFNYDSSYFFVPLKAAQTYFQYGDQAGGLEITLTHADMVGNVYPLLAQRIVDSGLAGRIIDWQQLNRSFFNALQIEKNAMFIILSLIILVAVFNVISTMIMLVKSKTRDIAVLRTMGASRSSITRIFFIIGSSIGVIGTFLGVVGGVYLANHLQWVADLIEKMTGATVWDAETRFISEIPSKVDNTEVIAITIVALTLSLLATIFPALKAANTDPVKALKYE, translated from the coding sequence ATGTTCAGAAGTTACGAGTGGAAAGTCGCGCTCAAATATTTAAGCATTAAGGGTCATGACGGCTTTGTCACTGTAATTGCTTTATTTTCACTTTTTGGAATTTTCCTTGGGGTAGGGGCTTTGGTTGTCACCATGTCGGTGATGGGCGGCTTTCGTGAAGAACTCCTAAATAAAGTTATCGGTTTTAACGGTCATGTTCTTTATCAGCCGTTTGGCGGGAAAATGGAAAATTATGATCAGGCTGCCTCTGATTTAAGCACGGTAAAAGATGTGGTGAAAGTCCGACCGATTATTGAAGGGCAGGCATTGGCAATGATGGGGGAAAATGGCACATTTGCCCTTGTCCGCGGTGTTAAGCCTGAAGATCTGAAATCAAAAGATCTGGTCGCATCAAATATAGTCGAAGGCAGCCTTGATCATTTTGGCGAGGGTGAAAATGATATTGTTATTGGCAAAAGGCTCGCTGAAAAATACAGCCTTCAAATCGGAAGCGATGTAACACTGATGTCGCCAAGGGGGCGAATTACAGCGTTTGGAACCGTACCGCGAATTCAGCAGTTCACCGTTGTCGCAATTTTTGAAGTCGGTGAATTTAATTATGATTCAAGCTACTTTTTTGTTCCTCTTAAAGCAGCACAGACCTATTTCCAGTATGGGGATCAGGCAGGCGGACTTGAAATAACACTGACCCACGCGGATATGGTTGGGAATGTATACCCACTTCTTGCTCAGAGGATCGTTGATTCCGGTCTGGCAGGCCGTATTATTGACTGGCAGCAGCTCAACCGATCATTTTTTAACGCGTTGCAAATAGAAAAGAATGCCATGTTTATCATTTTGTCCCTGATTATTCTGGTGGCGGTTTTTAATGTTATCTCAACAATGATCATGCTGGTAAAAAGTAAAACCAGGGATATTGCCGTCCTGCGAACTATGGGGGCATCCCGCTCATCCATCACCCGGATATTTTTCATTATCGGCTCCAGTATTGGGGTTATTGGTACTTTTCTGGGTGTTGTCGGGGGTGTTTATCTGGCCAATCATCTTCAATGGGTGGCGGACCTGATTGAAAAAATGACCGGGGCCACTGTCTGGGATGCCGAGACAAGATTTATAAGCGAAATACCGTCTAAAGTTGATAATACGGAAGTGATCGCCATCACTATCGTTGCACTTACTTTATCCCTGCTTGCAACAATATTTCCGGCTCTTAAAGCCGCAAATACTGACCCGGTAAAGGCGCTTAAGTATGAGTAA